From a single Lolium rigidum isolate FL_2022 chromosome 7, APGP_CSIRO_Lrig_0.1, whole genome shotgun sequence genomic region:
- the LOC124670917 gene encoding heavy metal-associated isoprenylated plant protein 39-like, translating to MQQKGVLKLDLHDARQKQKAVEAIASLHGIDQIVVDMEKQEMTVVGTVDPVHVVERLRKKRFTTHVVSIGPVKDESKDSGNEKGGDKKGGAGDNSEANKAPVYTPWYGPPHHPQPYCVICGSTRRCPCPFCT from the exons ATGCAGCAG AAGGGTGTGCTAAAGCTGGATCTGCACGACGCCAGGCAGAAGCAGAAGGCCGTGGAGGCCATCGCCAGTCTCCACG GTATCGACCAGATCGTCGTGGACATGGAGAAGCAGGAGATGACGGTGGTGGGCACCGTCGACCCGGTCCACGTCGTGGAGAGGCTGCGCAAGAAGCGCTTCACCACGCACGTCGTCTCCATTGGCCCAGTCAAGGACGAGAGCAAGGACAGCGGTAATGAGAAGGGCGGCGACAAGAAGGGTGGCGCCGGCGACAATAGTGAGGCGAACAAGGCCCCGGTGTACACGCCGTGGTACGGGCCGCCGCACCACCCGCAGCCGTACTGCGTCATCTGCGGATCGACACGTCGATGCCCCTGTCCATTTTGTACATAG